The sequence below is a genomic window from Anopheles cruzii chromosome 3, idAnoCruzAS_RS32_06, whole genome shotgun sequence.
GAGTTCCACAAATCGAGTTCCTGTTGAAGGTGCTGTTTCCGGATCAACACTTCCGGAACTTTCGTCTGCACCATGCGGACTTTGTATGTCGGAACGGTGGTATTGCTGTGCCTGGCTGTGGCCATAGGTAAGCTATAGACCAGTAACTGGTGTGTTGAACTTTTCTCGGAGCCCTCCGAGCGCCGGCGGTACATCGCTGCAGCGTGATGTCATCCGGCTCATAAAAATAACCAAAGTGTCGCCGTTCGACAAAGCCCCTCGAAGGCCACACCTTGCCCTCGGGCTAGTTTCGTGCTCATTGCCACCCAGCCGGTTGCCCTGCCGGTGTGGCTCGGTGATCGTTCTTTCGATCTTTCGCCGATTGATTCAATTGAACCCGGTTAAACTTGCAAATGATGCGCCCACGAGAGCGGAGGAATTATAAGCCTCCAACGTGGCTCGTGGAAACGACCGTCCGAACGTCGGGAACTTATTCTTCCCGACGTTCCATCTCGCTCGTGCCGCCCAATCGCTTGACCTTCCTGACACCCGCTGCGAAATGGTCGCGGCTGGCGGATTTTTCTTCTTAATTCACGCCTCACACGCCGACATCTCTCGCTGGTCCGGTGGTCCAGCTCGCGCTTGCGATACGATCGGGCGATGTTTTGATTTACTGTCGTCCATCGTTCTCGGGCAAACACGTTTTCGCGAGCTAGGTAATCCCATGCCAGCTAATCGGTTCTGATTCCCACTTTTACCAATACCAATGCTCGATGCTTTTGCACCACCTTGGGGCCGTCCTAATCCTAAGCAGTTGATAATTTAAGAAGAGGTATGTGTTCGCCCTAATGATAGGAGATAATTTTCTGCGTTTAATTTATGCTGGCCTCCAAGTATTGGTTAAGGTCATTCGGCATTTCTGCATTCATTCATGCATTCAATCGGCATTAATGTGCTGGGTGgattcaataatttatttatcaattCAACTATAATTCCTTGACAGATTGTGCTTTGCGATGGAATCAGACGCCGGCTAGGAATGTAGTCAGCTGATCGTCTGAAAAGAAAGTCATTTCGCGTGCGAATGCCTTACGCGATTGTGTAATTGTTACTTTCTAAAGGTCGTGCTCGCCTACACGTGAAAGTATCGGATAAGACAGTAGCCTGTGTAACacctttatttaattttacaaTTTATCACACCATTTAGTACGTCTCAAACATGTGGCTTCTGTTTACCTTTTCGAACCCATTCTGTTAGATGCCCAGTGGTTCGGTAGCAAGAAGAAACCGGAAGAAGATCCGAATGTGTCGCTGCTCTCGTACGCTCCGGTCGATCCGAGCGTAACGCCGGCCGcgtcgacggtggccgccaccaccagcaccactcCGGAGCCGCCATCGACGACCACGAAGAAGGGCTTTTTCGGCAAGCTGTTCGGCGGTGGTtcgaagaaggaagaaaaagacgctaccaccacgaccacaacaacgacaacgacaactGTAGCGACACCGACCACCAAGAAGCAGGGCTTCTTCGGTGGGTTGTTCGGCGGTGGGAAGAAGGACAAaacgtccaccaccaccgtcgctcCATCGACTACGGCGAAGGCAGGAACCACGGCTAAACCGGGAGCGGTTACCACGGCCCGTGCCGCTTCGCCTCCCTTTCCCACAGTGACAACGGCCAAAACACCGGCAGTGGCCGTAGGAGTCACTCCAACAACCACGGCCAAAACTGTCGTCGCTGGAACACCGACAGTTTCAACAACACCGAAATCGAAGGACGCATTCCCGGCCCTTCCAGCGTCGCGTGGCAGTGGCAGTCCCACACCGGCACCCGTTTCTACGTCCACCGTTGCCAATGCCTGGACCGCTACGCCACCgaccgggaaaccgggaagCGTAAGCTTCGTACcgacgccaccggcaccacccggcACCAAGGTTAGCTCCACACCGgcatcggcgtcggcggtgggcGATGGACCGGCCACGGACGAAGAATTGGTGGCCTTGTCCGAGCTGCTGTTCACCAAGGACTCGAACAGTCCGAGCAAGTATGTCACCACCAACTACCAGAAGCAAACGTCGTCGTTCGTCAACACGGACGAGGCACCGAATCCGTAAGTGAAGGGCTTTGGACAGGGTTTCGAGTTCGCGTGAGTGGTTACACGGGTCATTGGTGATCGCTTTTAGATTCCTGGCGGTCGATGAAGCGAAGATCTACGCGATGCCGACGATCGAGAAGATGCACGCACTGTTCAACAACTACGAGCTGGACACGATGACTAACGAGCATGTGACGCCGTTGGAGAAGAAGGAGGAAAACGACTTTGTCGACGCACTGCTGGCCACGAACGTTATGCGCCAGGCGATGCTGTTCCTGCAGAAGAAGGGCATCGTCACGGCCGACCCGAAGACGCACCACGAGCTGCTGAAGACGATTTGGTTCACACTGTACTCCCGCGGCAACGGCAAGATCGGTAGCTCCGGGTTCGAGCACGTCTTCCTGAACGAGGTCAGCAATGGTACGATGATCGGCCTCCACAACTGGCTCTACGTGTACGACATGGAAAAGAGTGGGCGCATCGACTACAAGGGTTACATCAAGAAGATGGAGCTGGGAACGGTAAGCCACGGAGAGCGGAAGCCTCCGCGGGTCGGCCAAAACGTCTAAAGGGCACTTTTCTCGTCCACAGAAAGGTGAAATT
It includes:
- the LOC128269689 gene encoding endoribonuclease CG2145-like — translated: MRTLYVGTVVLLCLAVAIDAQWFGSKKKPEEDPNVSLLSYAPVDPSVTPAASTVAATTSTTPEPPSTTTKKGFFGKLFGGGSKKEEKDATTTTTTTTTTTVATPTTKKQGFFGGLFGGGKKDKTSTTTVAPSTTAKAGTTAKPGAVTTARAASPPFPTVTTAKTPAVAVGVTPTTTAKTVVAGTPTVSTTPKSKDAFPALPASRGSGSPTPAPVSTSTVANAWTATPPTGKPGSVSFVPTPPAPPGTKVSSTPASASAVGDGPATDEELVALSELLFTKDSNSPSKYVTTNYQKQTSSFVNTDEAPNPFLAVDEAKIYAMPTIEKMHALFNNYELDTMTNEHVTPLEKKEENDFVDALLATNVMRQAMLFLQKKGIVTADPKTHHELLKTIWFTLYSRGNGKIGSSGFEHVFLNEVSNGTMIGLHNWLYVYDMEKSGRIDYKGYIKKMELGTKGEIAKVRLTFDNLQKPSNSLFVGTSPELEIALYTVCFQIRPDKECPLAVNGKPFTVKTFTFRYRGKNLIGGAWPNI